In Panacibacter ginsenosidivorans, the following proteins share a genomic window:
- a CDS encoding 4-hydroxy-3-methylbut-2-enyl diphosphate reductase, translating to MCFGSTLLTSRRYKGAQQSAAKIMKKFNVPNIYRSDLITAIKNKRKQDDKLKKDFSPTLLDFGSLQIYLARHFGFCYGVENAIEIAFNTIDANPGKRIFLLSEMIHNPQVNADLTVRGVQFLQDTYGKQLIPFESLQQDDVVIIPAFGTTIDIEKLLNEKGIQTEKYNTTCPFVEKVWNRSEQIAAKGYSIVVHGKPRHEETRATFSHASAHTPTVVVNDMKETKELAKYITGEKQAEQFYTEFKGRFSEGFDVTKDLQRIGVVNQTTQLATDTQAIAEYLKETIKTHYKLDNTNIGEKFSDTRDTLCYATNDNQTAVTGMLETEADLAIVVGGYNSSNTSHLVELCEQKLPTYFINNADKIISSKDILNCNWITKEEKLTNNFLPAKEPVKILLTSGASCPDAVVEEVIERLVSLFPAKISVEQMIENFV from the coding sequence ATTTGCTTTGGTTCAACTTTATTAACTTCGCGGCGTTATAAAGGAGCGCAGCAAAGCGCAGCAAAGATTATGAAGAAGTTCAATGTTCCCAATATATATCGCAGCGATCTTATCACAGCCATTAAGAATAAACGCAAACAGGATGATAAATTAAAAAAAGATTTCTCACCAACACTTCTTGATTTTGGTAGTTTACAAATTTATCTTGCACGTCATTTTGGTTTTTGTTATGGTGTAGAAAATGCAATTGAAATTGCCTTCAATACCATCGACGCAAACCCGGGCAAAAGAATTTTTCTGCTCAGCGAAATGATCCACAACCCACAGGTAAATGCCGACCTTACTGTGCGTGGCGTTCAGTTTCTGCAGGATACTTATGGCAAACAATTGATACCATTTGAATCTCTACAACAAGATGATGTGGTAATCATTCCGGCGTTCGGCACAACAATAGATATAGAAAAATTGCTGAATGAGAAAGGCATTCAAACAGAAAAATATAATACTACCTGTCCATTCGTAGAAAAGGTTTGGAACCGCAGCGAACAAATTGCTGCCAAAGGCTACAGTATTGTTGTACATGGTAAACCCAGGCATGAAGAAACAAGAGCAACTTTTTCTCATGCATCTGCACATACGCCAACTGTAGTGGTAAATGATATGAAGGAAACTAAAGAACTTGCCAAATATATAACAGGTGAGAAACAAGCTGAACAATTCTATACAGAATTCAAAGGAAGGTTTTCAGAAGGGTTTGATGTTACCAAAGATCTGCAACGTATTGGCGTAGTAAATCAAACTACACAACTGGCAACAGATACGCAGGCTATTGCAGAATACTTAAAAGAAACAATAAAAACACATTACAAGCTCGATAATACAAATATTGGAGAAAAGTTTTCCGATACAAGAGATACTTTGTGTTATGCAACCAACGACAACCAGACTGCAGTAACCGGTATGCTGGAAACAGAAGCGGATCTTGCGATCGTTGTTGGTGGTTATAACAGCAGCAACACATCTCACCTTGTAGAGTTGTGTGAACAAAAACTACCTACTTACTTTATTAATAACGCTGATAAGATTATTTCTTCAAAAGATATACTGAATTGTAACTGGATAACCAAAGAAGAAAAACTGACAAACAATTTTCTTCCTGCAAAAGAACCTGTAAAAATATTACTTACAAGTGGTGCAAGCTGCCCCGACGCAGTAGTGGAAGAAGTTATTGAAAGATTAGTTTCATTATTTCCTGCAAAAATATCCGTTGAGCAAATGATTGAAAATTTTGTTTAA
- a CDS encoding sensor histidine kinase, producing the protein MRQDEKISVLFIDDESNNLLSFQATFRRKYKVFLANSPAEGMGILNKEQIQVIIADQRMPQSTGVEFFQIVRKAHPHPIRILLTGYTDAEAIIDAINKGEIYRYIKKPWDEFELQNAIQNAYEIYITREKLNRKISELEKTNDELNRFVYSTSHDLRSPLASVMGILNLAKMENSVQDPNGYLGMIETCVNKMDTFIQKIIEYYKSIRVEQEYTRIDFNVLLEESIQLFKMQRPDITYSINVDQPGDFMNDAFRMSVIIDNLISNAVKYQKPSEPNPKVEVTVKADDKKATIKIEDNGVGILDNHLNNIFKMFFRSNNTVNGLGIGLYIVKEALTRIGGEISVHSTHGEGTAFYLEIPNYVNMPDPGHVRKEALTESK; encoded by the coding sequence ATGCGACAGGACGAGAAAATATCAGTGCTATTCATAGATGATGAGAGTAACAACCTTTTATCCTTTCAGGCTACTTTCAGGCGTAAATACAAAGTATTTCTTGCCAATTCACCTGCAGAAGGAATGGGCATATTAAATAAGGAACAGATACAGGTTATCATTGCCGATCAGCGTATGCCGCAATCAACCGGTGTAGAATTTTTTCAGATCGTTAGAAAAGCACACCCGCATCCTATCCGAATTTTGCTTACAGGATACACAGATGCAGAAGCTATTATCGATGCTATAAATAAAGGAGAGATATACCGCTATATAAAAAAACCATGGGATGAATTTGAACTGCAAAACGCCATTCAAAATGCTTATGAAATATATATAACCCGTGAAAAACTAAATCGTAAAATAAGTGAGCTTGAAAAAACAAACGATGAGCTGAATCGTTTTGTGTACAGCACTTCTCATGATCTTCGTTCTCCGCTTGCTTCAGTCATGGGTATTCTCAATCTTGCTAAAATGGAAAACTCTGTCCAGGATCCAAACGGCTATCTCGGCATGATAGAGACCTGCGTGAACAAGATGGATACTTTCATACAAAAGATTATTGAGTATTATAAAAGTATACGGGTGGAACAGGAGTATACAAGGATCGATTTCAATGTATTACTTGAAGAAAGTATACAATTGTTTAAAATGCAGCGCCCGGATATTACTTATAGTATAAATGTAGATCAGCCCGGAGATTTTATGAACGATGCATTCAGGATGTCTGTAATTATCGATAATCTTATTTCCAACGCCGTTAAATATCAGAAACCATCAGAGCCAAATCCAAAAGTAGAAGTTACAGTTAAAGCAGATGATAAAAAAGCTACTATCAAAATTGAAGACAATGGCGTGGGCATACTCGATAACCACCTAAATAATATATTCAAAATGTTCTTTCGTAGTAATAATACGGTTAATGGACTTGGCATAGGTTTATACATTGTTAAAGAGGCCCTTACCCGCATTGGGGGAGAAATTTCTGTTCACTCTACACATGGTGAAGGGACTGCCTTTTATCTTGAAATACCCAACTATGTAAATATGCCCGATCCGGGGCATGTGCGTAAAGAAGCATTAACCGAAAGTAAATAG
- a CDS encoding sensor histidine kinase has translation MNEIRSITKTLKVVLITFAFINCSLYSYAFNKNKIFVATTASNSTPIGKYLYLLVDKESRFNESNITNDDTAFKLQKKDIPKMDVKDGTSWLNFSVLNATQHQDLFLDIQYSNISEISLYRKIDNKLVLIQRAGNSIKPELQAQKRAFAFRLRLPPSDTGIYYLKIKSYHPLFLPMFIKDTTSLDESINSGNLIFGLYFGIILSLLLYNIFLLISTKDLSYLFYVIYLFFLGFAQVTVSGYGYTYFWPSHPDVNRYMLLLTSCTAGITGILFAIFFLRIAYYYKTFVFLFSIVIFLFFVAIIATISGNNQLGYKVIDYAQLAGGVLLILISFLIGRKGYKPAYFYLIAWTAFLAGVIVISLRNIGIVPYTTFSTYVLYLGSAIEAIFLSTALADRINSLRKEKQESQVYALKISRENETLIKEQNVVLEQKVTERTNELVSTNMQLNHTLAELKDAQTQLVEAEKMASLGQLTAGIAHEINNPINFVKSNIKPLNLDIDDVFEVVAMYRKLHNANKEIIPSLLQEVDRKQEEIDMEFVKKEIRQLIKGIEEGAERTAEIVRGLRTFSRLDEGELKVANVHEGLNSTLVLLRNSMPGYLRVEKQFNAKGDIECFPGKLNQVFMNIINNAIQAIDEKQVKQEQEWILISTVDVPGNKMQVRIKDSGIGMNEQVKHKIFEPFFTTKSVGVGTGLGMAIVFKIIEEHHGKIEVESEPGKGAEFILTLPYIHPVT, from the coding sequence ATGAACGAAATAAGGTCAATAACCAAAACGCTGAAAGTTGTTCTAATTACTTTCGCTTTTATTAATTGCTCACTCTATTCTTACGCTTTCAATAAAAATAAAATTTTCGTTGCAACGACTGCTTCGAATTCAACTCCTATCGGTAAATATCTTTATTTGTTGGTTGATAAAGAATCCCGCTTCAATGAATCTAACATAACAAATGATGATACAGCATTTAAGCTTCAAAAAAAGGACATACCTAAAATGGATGTTAAGGATGGAACAAGCTGGCTTAATTTTTCAGTTTTAAATGCTACACAACACCAGGATCTTTTCCTTGACATACAGTATTCTAATATTTCTGAAATTTCACTTTATAGAAAGATTGATAATAAACTTGTACTAATTCAGCGTGCAGGAAATAGCATTAAGCCAGAGTTACAAGCGCAAAAAAGAGCATTTGCATTTAGACTTAGACTACCGCCTTCGGATACAGGAATCTATTACCTGAAAATTAAAAGTTATCATCCCCTGTTTTTACCAATGTTCATTAAAGACACAACATCTCTCGATGAATCAATAAATTCAGGCAACCTTATTTTCGGGCTTTATTTTGGTATTATTTTATCCTTATTACTTTATAACATATTCCTGCTTATTTCAACCAAAGATCTTAGCTATCTTTTTTATGTAATTTATTTATTCTTCCTGGGTTTTGCACAGGTTACCGTTTCCGGTTACGGGTACACTTATTTCTGGCCTTCCCATCCTGATGTAAACAGGTATATGTTGCTGCTCACTTCATGTACCGCAGGTATTACGGGTATACTCTTTGCAATTTTCTTCCTGCGTATAGCGTATTATTACAAGACCTTTGTTTTTCTTTTTTCAATTGTTATTTTTCTTTTTTTTGTTGCAATTATAGCCACCATTTCCGGCAATAATCAATTAGGGTATAAGGTTATAGATTATGCACAACTTGCAGGTGGTGTGCTACTTATTTTAATTTCTTTCCTCATAGGAAGAAAAGGGTATAAACCTGCCTATTTTTATCTTATTGCCTGGACAGCATTCCTTGCAGGGGTTATTGTAATTTCATTACGCAATATTGGTATTGTACCTTATACAACATTTAGTACATATGTATTATACCTTGGATCTGCAATTGAGGCTATATTTCTATCGACTGCTTTGGCCGACAGGATAAATTCTTTGCGAAAAGAAAAGCAGGAATCGCAGGTTTATGCACTTAAAATATCAAGGGAGAATGAAACACTTATTAAAGAACAGAATGTTGTACTTGAACAAAAAGTTACAGAACGTACAAACGAATTGGTTAGTACTAATATGCAGCTTAACCATACCCTTGCTGAACTTAAGGACGCACAAACGCAATTGGTGGAAGCAGAGAAAATGGCCTCTCTTGGTCAGCTTACTGCTGGAATTGCACACGAAATAAATAATCCTATCAACTTTGTTAAATCAAATATCAAACCTTTAAATCTTGATATTGATGATGTTTTTGAAGTAGTAGCCATGTACAGAAAATTGCACAATGCTAACAAAGAAATCATTCCCTCATTATTGCAGGAAGTAGACAGGAAACAGGAAGAGATAGATATGGAATTTGTCAAAAAAGAAATAAGGCAATTAATAAAAGGCATAGAAGAAGGGGCAGAACGCACTGCAGAAATTGTAAGAGGTCTGCGAACATTTAGCCGTCTGGATGAAGGTGAATTAAAAGTGGCTAATGTGCATGAAGGCCTAAATTCCACACTGGTATTATTACGCAACAGTATGCCTGGTTATCTTCGTGTAGAAAAACAGTTTAATGCCAAAGGTGATATTGAATGTTTTCCGGGAAAACTGAATCAGGTTTTCATGAACATAATTAATAACGCCATTCAGGCCATAGACGAAAAGCAGGTAAAGCAAGAGCAAGAATGGATATTAATATCTACTGTGGATGTTCCAGGAAATAAGATGCAGGTTCGTATAAAAGATAGCGGTATAGGAATGAACGAACAGGTAAAGCATAAAATATTTGAGCCCTTCTTCACCACAAAATCTGTGGGAGTAGGCACCGGCCTTGGTATGGCCATTGTATTTAAAATAATAGAAGAACACCATGGTAAAATTGAAGTGGAATCCGAACCTGGAAAAGGAGCTGAATTTATTTTAACTTTACCGTACATTCACCCGGTTACTTAA
- a CDS encoding response regulator has protein sequence MINVLYIDDEPHNLLSFKASFRREFCVFTAESAEEGRKILEKIEIHVILSDQRMPGMSGIEFFESILESFPSPIRILITGYTDINAVIDAINRGQVYKYLTKPWNENDIRIFVDKAYEVYKLRKENYELTHKLLDANDKLEFLARQNLLS, from the coding sequence ATGATTAATGTATTATATATAGATGATGAACCACACAATCTTCTTTCCTTCAAAGCCTCTTTCAGAAGAGAGTTCTGCGTATTTACCGCAGAATCAGCAGAAGAAGGAAGAAAGATTCTGGAAAAAATCGAAATACATGTTATCCTTAGTGATCAGCGTATGCCAGGTATGTCAGGCATCGAGTTTTTTGAATCAATTCTTGAATCCTTTCCCTCCCCTATTCGCATTCTTATTACTGGCTACACAGACATAAATGCGGTTATTGATGCTATTAACCGTGGACAAGTTTACAAATATCTTACCAAACCATGGAATGAAAATGATATAAGAATTTTTGTAGATAAAGCGTATGAAGTTTATAAATTACGAAAAGAGAACTATGAATTAACTCATAAACTTCTTGATGCCAATGATAAATTAGAGTTTTTAGCAAGGCAGAACCTGTTGTCCTGA
- the trxA gene encoding thioredoxin yields MALEFTDANFQTSVLDSDKLTVIDFWAEWCGPCRAIGPVIEELSKEYNGKVNIGKLNVDHNPNVSINYGITSIPAILFIKGGKVVDKQIGAVPRSIIEKKIQSHI; encoded by the coding sequence ATGGCTTTAGAATTCACAGATGCAAATTTCCAGACTTCGGTTTTGGACAGTGATAAATTAACCGTGATAGATTTCTGGGCTGAGTGGTGTGGTCCCTGCCGTGCGATTGGTCCTGTAATTGAAGAACTATCCAAAGAATATAATGGAAAGGTTAATATTGGTAAGCTTAATGTTGACCATAACCCCAACGTAAGTATTAACTATGGCATTACTTCTATACCCGCAATACTTTTCATTAAAGGTGGAAAGGTTGTAGACAAACAGATTGGTGCAGTGCCAAGGTCAATCATCGAAAAAAAGATACAGTCTCACATATAA
- a CDS encoding TetR/AcrR family transcriptional regulator — protein MTDKKEHIINHAVELFAEKGFEGTSIRDLAARAEVNVAMVNYYFGSKEKLFEAMVQHKAAYLKGIIEELSKDNSLTEIEKLDRIIESYVNKMFNNRLFHRVIHQELLLHQRESLQDSIINIVSPNAVAIKNIIETGIRKGVFRKIDPPLLIASLFGTFNQVLLSKKMCNKLLDKNPDYIPYEDPKFKKRLIDHLKDLLHTYLLKN, from the coding sequence ATGACAGACAAAAAAGAACATATTATTAACCATGCGGTGGAGCTTTTTGCAGAGAAAGGTTTTGAAGGTACCTCTATAAGAGACCTTGCAGCCAGAGCAGAAGTAAATGTAGCCATGGTGAATTATTATTTTGGATCGAAAGAAAAATTGTTTGAAGCAATGGTTCAGCACAAGGCTGCTTATCTGAAGGGAATTATAGAGGAATTATCAAAAGATAATTCATTAACTGAAATAGAAAAACTTGACCGTATAATAGAAAGCTATGTAAACAAGATGTTTAACAACAGACTTTTTCACCGCGTTATTCACCAAGAATTACTGCTTCATCAGCGGGAGAGTCTTCAGGACAGCATTATAAATATAGTATCACCCAATGCGGTCGCTATTAAAAATATTATTGAAACAGGTATAAGAAAAGGAGTGTTTAGAAAAATAGATCCGCCACTTTTAATTGCATCGCTCTTCGGAACATTCAACCAGGTTTTGTTATCAAAGAAAATGTGCAATAAACTATTAGACAAAAATCCAGACTATATTCCTTATGAGGATCCGAAATTCAAAAAAAGACTTATCGATCATTTAAAAGATCTTTTACACACATACTTATTGAAAAACTAA
- a CDS encoding HlyD family secretion protein, translating into MEQQELSQKKKGSIIRIIVLAVVLITGGIIAYSKISFAMAHETTDNAQVETQIAPVLPRISGYIKEITVQDYDSVKTGQLVATIDDDELQVQLLQMQADYKAAEADILNAKAALNNAQVSLRVNKGNITLNEVKQQQAKEDYERNQKLFADQAITKKQLDDSRYAMEVANQQVNNSGSDLTAADSRLSVLSASIQKAQAALEIKRAAIEQQKLKISYSKVYAPQSGKLGKKNVTAGQYVQAGTPLFSIVNDSTYWIVANFKETQIKKFHPGMPVEIALDAYTDLKLTGTIESLSDATGAKFSLLPPDNASGNFVKVTQRVPVKIAINDITKYKEILRAGLSAEITINTK; encoded by the coding sequence ATGGAACAACAGGAATTATCACAGAAAAAAAAAGGATCAATTATTCGCATTATTGTACTGGCAGTTGTGCTGATTACCGGGGGCATAATTGCTTATTCAAAAATCTCTTTTGCGATGGCGCATGAAACAACAGACAATGCACAGGTAGAAACACAGATTGCACCAGTATTACCACGCATCTCAGGCTATATAAAAGAAATTACCGTACAGGATTATGACTCTGTAAAAACAGGTCAGCTTGTAGCAACAATTGATGATGATGAGTTACAGGTACAATTATTACAAATGCAGGCTGATTATAAAGCGGCAGAAGCCGATATACTTAATGCAAAAGCTGCATTGAACAATGCACAGGTTTCACTAAGAGTGAATAAAGGGAATATTACTTTAAACGAAGTAAAACAACAACAGGCCAAAGAAGATTATGAGCGTAATCAAAAACTTTTTGCAGACCAGGCTATTACCAAAAAACAGTTAGATGACAGCCGTTATGCAATGGAAGTAGCCAACCAGCAGGTTAACAACAGCGGAAGTGATCTTACCGCGGCAGATAGCAGATTATCCGTCTTAAGTGCATCTATACAAAAAGCACAAGCTGCATTAGAGATAAAGCGGGCAGCTATAGAGCAACAAAAATTAAAGATATCCTACTCTAAAGTATATGCGCCACAATCTGGCAAACTTGGAAAGAAAAATGTAACGGCAGGTCAATATGTTCAGGCCGGAACACCATTATTCTCTATTGTAAATGACAGCACATATTGGATCGTTGCAAACTTCAAAGAAACACAGATCAAAAAATTTCATCCCGGTATGCCGGTTGAAATTGCTTTAGATGCATATACTGATTTAAAGCTAACCGGCACAATCGAAAGCCTTAGCGATGCAACAGGTGCAAAATTTTCTTTACTTCCTCCTGATAATGCAAGTGGCAACTTTGTAAAGGTTACGCAGCGCGTACCGGTAAAGATCGCCATTAATGACATTACCAAATACAAAGAAATATTGAGGGCAGGCCTCAGTGCAGAGATTACTATTAATACAAAATAA